Genomic segment of Candidatus Methylomirabilota bacterium:
CGCGCCGGGGGCTCGGAGACGACCATCGGGGACGCCTTGCGCGACAAGCGCGACCGCGTCTACCTCGCGTCGAAGACCTACACGAGCCCGGGCCAGCGCCGGGACTCGATGATGCGCTCGCTCGAGGGGAGCCTCCAGCGGCTCCGCACCGACTACGTGGACGTCTACTTCAACCATGCCGTCAACGACGTGGAGCGGTTGAAGGATCCGGAGTGGCACGAGTTCACCGCGCGCGCGAAGCAACAGGGGAAGATCCGCTTCGTCGGCATGTCGGGCCACGCCGGACGCCTGATCGAGTGCCTGGACTACGCCCTGGACACGAACGGTGTGGACGTGATCCTGGTGGGATACAACTTCGGCCAGGACCCCGCCTTCTACCAGAAGTTCACGGGCGCGTTCGACTTCATCGCGCGCCAGCCGGACCTGCCGCGCGTGCTCCAGAAGGCGAAGGCCAAGGGCGTCGGCGTGATCGCGATGAAGACGCTGATGGGCGCGCGTCTCAACGACATGCGCCCCTTCGAGCGGGGCGGCGCCACCTTTGCGCAGGCGGCCTTCCGCTGGGTGCTCTCGAACCCGAACGTCGACGCGCTGATCATCTCGATGACCGGCCGGGACGTGATCGACGAGTACCTCGGGGCCTCGGGCTCGCGCTCGGCCGCGGGCGAGGATCTGCCGCTGCTGCGGCGTTACGCGAGCCTGAACGGAGCGTCCTACTGCCGCCACGGCTGCCAGGAGTGCCTCGACGCATGCCCGCGCGGCGTGCCGATCGGCGACGTGCTGCGGAGCCGGATGTACGCCGTGGACTACGGCGACCTGGCGCTGGCCCGCAGCGAGTACGCCTTGCTGTCCGACGGCGCCGCTCCGTGCCTCTCGTGCTCGGGCCAGCCGTGCCGGGGCGCCTGTCCTCACGGCGTGCCCATCGAC
This window contains:
- a CDS encoding aldo/keto reductase encodes the protein MNRRELLQRGAVAAFGLGIRPLRASAQPARRAGTRVQRYATLGRTGMRVSDIAFGSSRLSAGEGDTVRHAFDQGINYFDTADSYRAGGSETTIGDALRDKRDRVYLASKTYTSPGQRRDSMMRSLEGSLQRLRTDYVDVYFNHAVNDVERLKDPEWHEFTARAKQQGKIRFVGMSGHAGRLIECLDYALDTNGVDVILVGYNFGQDPAFYQKFTGAFDFIARQPDLPRVLQKAKAKGVGVIAMKTLMGARLNDMRPFERGGATFAQAAFRWVLSNPNVDALIISMTGRDVIDEYLGASGSRSAAGEDLPLLRRYASLNGASYCRHGCQECLDACPRGVPIGDVLRSRMYAVDYGDLALARSEYALLSDGAAPCLSCSGQPCRGACPHGVPIDRFVVPTHRMLTT